The following proteins are co-located in the Doryrhamphus excisus isolate RoL2022-K1 chromosome 3, RoL_Dexc_1.0, whole genome shotgun sequence genome:
- the exoc7 gene encoding exocyst complex component 7 isoform X10 encodes MIPTEDASSRKREIEDKLKQEQETLSFIRENLEKSDQLTNGMVSILSSFESRLMQLENSIIPVHKQTENLQRLQENVDKTLSCMDHVISYYHVAKDTDRIIREGPTGRLDEYLACIAKIQRAVEYFQDNNPDSPELNTVKARFEKGKELLEAEFRSLLTRYSKPVPPILILDAISVDEELEVQEDVVLEHLPEAVLQDIICIAGWLVEYGRNQDFMTVYFQIRSSQLDRSIKGLKEHFRKNSASSGVLYSPAVQAKRKDTPTKKVPKRPGYDHDLRVRHITDALADKHGGSAGKDDVLDIEIDSYIHCISAFIKLAQSEYALLTEVIPEHHQKKTFDSLIQEALDNLMLEGDNIVSAARRAIMRHDYSAVLTIFPILRHLKMNKSDFDATLQGTAASTKNKLPTLITSMETIGAKALEEFADSIKNDPDKEYNMPKDGTVHELTSNAILFLQQLLDFHETAGAMLASQESSSSASSYTSEFNKRLLSTYICKVLGNLQLNLLSKSKVYEDSALSAIFLHNNYNYILKSLEKSELIQLVTVTQKRAESSYRELIEQQIQMYQRSWLKVTEHLADRNMPVFQPGAKLRDKERQVIKDKFKGFNDGLEELCKIQKGWAIPDKEQRDFIRQAQRRVVSDAYRSFLHRCANISFTKNPEKYHKYRPEEVEDMIEKLFDTSA; translated from the exons ATGATTCCAACAGAGGACGCGTCTTCCCGGAAGAGGGAAATTGAGGATAAACTGAAGCAG GAACAAGAGACGCTGTCATTCATCCGTGAGAATCTGGAGAAGAGTGATCAGCTGACCAATGGCATG GTGTCCATTCTGTCGTCGTTCGAGAGCCGCCTCATGCAACTGGAGAACTCCATCATCCCAGTTCACAAACAGACGGAGAACCTGCAGCGTCTGCAGGAGAACGTGGACAAGACGCTGTCGTGCATGGACCACGTCATCAGCTACTATCACGTGGCCAAAGACACAGACCGGATCATCAGGGAGGG GCCGACTGGCCGACTGGATGAATACCTGGCTTGCATTGCCAAGATCCAGAGAGCTGTGGAATACTTCCAGGACAACAATCCCGACAGCCCCGAACTCAACACAGTG AAAGCCCGCTTTGAGAAGGGCAAGGAGTTGTTGGAGGCGGAGTTCCGCAGCCTCCTGACACGATACAGCAAGCCGGTTCCGCCTATCCTCATCCTGGACGCCATCAGTGTGGACGAGGAGCTGGAGGTTCAGGAGGACGTGGTCTTGGAACACTTACCCGAAGCCGTGCTCCAAGACATCATCTGCATAGCTGGCTGGCTGGTGGAATACGGACGGAACCAAG ATTTCATGACCGTCTACTTCCAGATCAGGTCCAGCCAGCTGGATCGCTCCATCAAGGGCCTGAAGGAGCACTTTCGTAAGAACAGCGCCTCCTCCGGGGTCCTGTACTCGCCGGCGGTCCAAGCCAAGCGCAAAGACACGCCCACCAAGAAGGTTCCCAAGAGGCCAG GTTACGATCACGACCTGCGGGTCAGACACATCACTGACGCTCTGGCCGACAAGCACGGGGGCTCGGCAG GTAAAGACGACGTGCTGGACATCGAGATCGACTCCTACATCCACTGCATCAGCGCCTTCATCAAGCTGGCGCAGAGCGAGTACGCCCTCCTGACGGAGGTCATCCCCGAGCACCACCAGAAGAAGACCTTTGACTCCCTCATTCAG GAGGCGCTGGACAACCTGATGCTGGAGGGAGACAACATTGTGTCTGCGGCTCGCCGGGCCATCATGCGACACGACTACTCTGCTGTCCTCACCATCTTCCCCATCCTCCGACACCTGAAGATGAACAAGTCCGACTTTGACGCCACGCTGCAG GGCACGGCGGCGAGCACCAAGAATAAACTTCCTACGCTCATCACATCCATGGAGACCATCGGAGCCAAAGCTCTGGAGGAGTTTGCAGACAGCATCAAG AACGATCCCGACAAGGAATACAACATGCCGAAGGACGGAACCGTGCACGAGCTGACCAGCAAC GCCATCCTCTTCTTGCAGCAGCTGCTCGACTTCCACGAGACCGCCGGGGCCATGTTGGCCTCACAAG AGTCCAGTTCGTCAGCCAGCAGCTACACGTCCGAGTTCAACAAGCGGCTCCTCAGCACGTATAtat GTAAAGTTCTGGGGAACCTTCAGCTGAACCTACTGAGCAAGTCCAAAGTGTACGAGGACTCGGCTCTGAGCGCCATCTTCCTCCACAACAACTACAACTACATCCTCAAGTCTCTGGAGAA GTCGGAGCTGATCCAGCTGGTGACGGTGACCCAGAAGCGTGCCGAAAGTTCCTACCGGGAACTGATCGAGCAACAGATCCAGATGTATCAGCGCAG CTGGCTCAAAGTCACCGAACACCTGGCGGACCGCAACATGCCCGTCTTCCAGCCAGGCGCCAAG CTCCGGGACAAAGAGCGCCAGGTCATCAAGGACAAGTTCAAG GGTTTTAACGACGGCCTGGAGGAGCTGTGCAAGATCCAGAAGGGTTGGGCCATCCCGGATAAGGAGCAAAGAGACTTCATCCGGCAGGCCCAGAGGAGGGTGGTGTCGGACGCCTACAGAAGCTTCCTGCACAG GTGTGCCAACATCTCGTTCACCAAGAACCCAGAGAAGTATCACAAGTACCGTccagaggaggtggaggacatGATCGAGAAGCTATTTGACACCTCTGCTTga
- the exoc7 gene encoding exocyst complex component 7 isoform X3: MIPTEDASSRKREIEDKLKQEQETLSFIRENLEKSDQLTNGMVSILSSFESRLMQLENSIIPVHKQTENLQRLQENVDKTLSCMDHVISYYHVAKDTDRIIREGPTGRLDEYLACIAKIQRAVEYFQDNNPDSPELNTVKARFEKGKELLEAEFRSLLTRYSKPVPPILILDAISVDEELEVQEDVVLEHLPEAVLQDIICIAGWLVEYGRNQDFMTVYFQIRSSQLDRSIKGLKEHFRKNSASSGVLYSPAVQAKRKDTPTKKVPKRPALLSLLPLLPPGCRDLAAPPSPRVPGTIRKAQNLLKQYSQHGLDGKKGGCNLTPLEGKDDVLDIEIDSYIHCISAFIKLAQSEYALLTEVIPEHHQKKTFDSLIQEALDNLMLEGDNIVSAARRAIMRHDYSAVLTIFPILRHLKMNKSDFDATLQGTAASTKNKLPTLITSMETIGAKALEEFADSIKNDPDKEYNMPKDGTVHELTSNAILFLQQLLDFHETAGAMLASQVLGDTYNIPLDPRESSSSASSYTSEFNKRLLSTYICKVLGNLQLNLLSKSKVYEDSALSAIFLHNNYNYILKSLEKSELIQLVTVTQKRAESSYRELIEQQIQMYQRSWLKVTEHLADRNMPVFQPGAKLRDKERQVIKDKFKGFNDGLEELCKIQKGWAIPDKEQRDFIRQAQRRVVSDAYRSFLHRCANISFTKNPEKYHKYRPEEVEDMIEKLFDTSA, encoded by the exons ATGATTCCAACAGAGGACGCGTCTTCCCGGAAGAGGGAAATTGAGGATAAACTGAAGCAG GAACAAGAGACGCTGTCATTCATCCGTGAGAATCTGGAGAAGAGTGATCAGCTGACCAATGGCATG GTGTCCATTCTGTCGTCGTTCGAGAGCCGCCTCATGCAACTGGAGAACTCCATCATCCCAGTTCACAAACAGACGGAGAACCTGCAGCGTCTGCAGGAGAACGTGGACAAGACGCTGTCGTGCATGGACCACGTCATCAGCTACTATCACGTGGCCAAAGACACAGACCGGATCATCAGGGAGGG GCCGACTGGCCGACTGGATGAATACCTGGCTTGCATTGCCAAGATCCAGAGAGCTGTGGAATACTTCCAGGACAACAATCCCGACAGCCCCGAACTCAACACAGTG AAAGCCCGCTTTGAGAAGGGCAAGGAGTTGTTGGAGGCGGAGTTCCGCAGCCTCCTGACACGATACAGCAAGCCGGTTCCGCCTATCCTCATCCTGGACGCCATCAGTGTGGACGAGGAGCTGGAGGTTCAGGAGGACGTGGTCTTGGAACACTTACCCGAAGCCGTGCTCCAAGACATCATCTGCATAGCTGGCTGGCTGGTGGAATACGGACGGAACCAAG ATTTCATGACCGTCTACTTCCAGATCAGGTCCAGCCAGCTGGATCGCTCCATCAAGGGCCTGAAGGAGCACTTTCGTAAGAACAGCGCCTCCTCCGGGGTCCTGTACTCGCCGGCGGTCCAAGCCAAGCGCAAAGACACGCCCACCAAGAAGGTTCCCAAGAGGCCAG CTCTGCTTTCTctacttcctcttcttcctcctggcTGTCGGGACCTTGCCGCTCCTCCCTCTCCTCGGGTCCCAGGGACCATTCGCAAGGCTCAGAACCTTCTGAAACAGTACTCACAGCATGGGCTGGATGGGAAAAAGGGGGGTTGTAACCTCACACCTTTGGAAG GTAAAGACGACGTGCTGGACATCGAGATCGACTCCTACATCCACTGCATCAGCGCCTTCATCAAGCTGGCGCAGAGCGAGTACGCCCTCCTGACGGAGGTCATCCCCGAGCACCACCAGAAGAAGACCTTTGACTCCCTCATTCAG GAGGCGCTGGACAACCTGATGCTGGAGGGAGACAACATTGTGTCTGCGGCTCGCCGGGCCATCATGCGACACGACTACTCTGCTGTCCTCACCATCTTCCCCATCCTCCGACACCTGAAGATGAACAAGTCCGACTTTGACGCCACGCTGCAG GGCACGGCGGCGAGCACCAAGAATAAACTTCCTACGCTCATCACATCCATGGAGACCATCGGAGCCAAAGCTCTGGAGGAGTTTGCAGACAGCATCAAG AACGATCCCGACAAGGAATACAACATGCCGAAGGACGGAACCGTGCACGAGCTGACCAGCAAC GCCATCCTCTTCTTGCAGCAGCTGCTCGACTTCCACGAGACCGCCGGGGCCATGTTGGCCTCACAAG TACTGGGGGACACTTACAATATCCCTTTAGACCCCCGAG AGTCCAGTTCGTCAGCCAGCAGCTACACGTCCGAGTTCAACAAGCGGCTCCTCAGCACGTATAtat GTAAAGTTCTGGGGAACCTTCAGCTGAACCTACTGAGCAAGTCCAAAGTGTACGAGGACTCGGCTCTGAGCGCCATCTTCCTCCACAACAACTACAACTACATCCTCAAGTCTCTGGAGAA GTCGGAGCTGATCCAGCTGGTGACGGTGACCCAGAAGCGTGCCGAAAGTTCCTACCGGGAACTGATCGAGCAACAGATCCAGATGTATCAGCGCAG CTGGCTCAAAGTCACCGAACACCTGGCGGACCGCAACATGCCCGTCTTCCAGCCAGGCGCCAAG CTCCGGGACAAAGAGCGCCAGGTCATCAAGGACAAGTTCAAG GGTTTTAACGACGGCCTGGAGGAGCTGTGCAAGATCCAGAAGGGTTGGGCCATCCCGGATAAGGAGCAAAGAGACTTCATCCGGCAGGCCCAGAGGAGGGTGGTGTCGGACGCCTACAGAAGCTTCCTGCACAG GTGTGCCAACATCTCGTTCACCAAGAACCCAGAGAAGTATCACAAGTACCGTccagaggaggtggaggacatGATCGAGAAGCTATTTGACACCTCTGCTTga